The following proteins come from a genomic window of Acinetobacter baumannii:
- the ahpC gene encoding alkyl hydroperoxide reductase subunit C, with protein sequence MSLINTEVKPFQATAYHNGQFIEVNETNLKGKWSVVFFYPADFTFVCPTELEDLADNYAEFQKLGVEIYGVSTDTHFTHKAWHDTSDAIKKIQYPLIGDPTWTLSKNFDVLIESEGLADRGTFVIDPEGKIQIVEINAGGIGRDASELLRKVKAAQYVHSHPGEVCPAKWKEGEATLAPSIDLVGKI encoded by the coding sequence ATGAGCTTGATTAATACTGAAGTTAAACCTTTCCAAGCAACTGCTTACCACAACGGCCAATTCATCGAAGTGAACGAAACTAACCTTAAAGGTAAGTGGTCTGTTGTATTCTTCTATCCTGCTGACTTCACTTTCGTATGTCCTACTGAGCTTGAAGACTTAGCTGATAACTACGCTGAATTCCAAAAATTAGGCGTGGAAATCTACGGTGTTTCTACTGACACTCACTTCACTCACAAAGCTTGGCACGACACTTCAGACGCGATCAAGAAAATCCAATACCCATTAATCGGCGATCCAACTTGGACTCTTTCTAAAAACTTTGACGTTTTAATCGAGTCTGAAGGTTTAGCTGACCGTGGTACTTTCGTTATCGATCCAGAAGGTAAAATCCAAATCGTTGAAATCAACGCTGGCGGTATCGGTCGTGACGCATCTGAACTTCTTCGTAAAGTAAAAGCTGCTCAATACGTACACTCTCACCCAGGTGAAGTTTGCCCAGCTAAATGGAAAGAAGGCGAAGCAACTCTTGCTCCATCTATCGACCTAGTTGGTAAAATCTAA
- the hrpA gene encoding ATP-dependent RNA helicase HrpA, translated as MLNGLNIDQWVMARDRYRLNRLRKDKKANTAEIEKLFKQSNAKVRQRFERLPKIKLNQDLPVTQYADRLIEAIQKHQVIIVAGETGSGKTTQLPQIAMLAGRGLTGMIGHTQPRRLAARSVSQRIAEEVGEKLGESIGFKIRFNEQGSQDSIVRLMTDGILLAELGNDRFLSKYDTIIIDEAHERSLNIDFIMGYLKQLLPKRPDLKVIVTSATLDVNRFSNYFNNAPIFEVEGRSYPVEVRYRPISEMNIGGSDDDEFDDFEENLPRAVVQAVEECFADAEEKGHPEHADILIFSSTEQEIRELQETLQKYGPRHTEILPLYARLAVSEQQKIFSPSGKGRRIIIATNVAETALTVPNIRYVIDSGFARISRYNYRSRVQRLPIEAISQAAANQRKGRCGRVAPGVCIRLYSEEDFLSRPEFTEPEIKRTNLASVILQMQSLGLGELENFDFIEPPDFRLVNDGRKLLIELGALNEKKNELTKVGQMMARMPIDPRLARMIVGGAHFGVLKEILVVVSALAVQDPRERPADKQMQADQKHALFKEADSDFLFYLKLWDTLNPKGEAGMSENKRRQFAKQHFLSWLRLREWKQTHQQLVELAEGLKLSFNEKPANYENLHRALLTGLLSFIANKTDERNTFMAVRQQKAKVFPASTLHKTNTAWVMAFEMVETSQVYLRTLAKIDPEWILLAARDLLKYHYFEPHWSKKAGIVNAYAQISLFGLIIEPKRLVNFEKVDQPAAHEIFLRDALTTGNLGTVPPFLKHNLLKLEEVERVEDKLRRRDLVVDEETIYQFYASKIPEEIASRRSFEDWRATVEAKNPRYLYVEDDALWLNDRPTTQQFPDHLHNGQLRLATTYRFDPSHDEDGATVQIPVQALPQVDENIWSWGIPGWRLDLIEALLKALPKDKRRNLVPIPDMARKLMQGIDAVHLRQHIFSYLAFALRGEQITEKDFSFERIDPYLVPFIKVIDEKGKLIAKGRDLAELKARCRVETHRPVKQQKGEFKTFPENFTFEASQKVTGVVVKQYQALVPTKNFAELEAKDESGVVIQTFNDQAEAIKQHREGIIRLVHMQLGDLVRQLKKQISKPLALAYSPLGDKAKLEQMLVYATLQMAITTLPINADEFNQLLEQVKKQFLSYGQQALEQLSDIYIQWQQIRRQLLVLDPDVFGRSIDDIEDQLDLMSLGNFVYCQPVDLWQEYPRYLKALLLRLDRLPNNLQRDHAAIDDVDPWMDKVFKFKNDPRIKELYLMLEELRISLFSQPMKTKMPISPTRLQKLWDRLGIS; from the coding sequence GTGCTGAATGGTTTAAATATAGATCAATGGGTGATGGCGAGAGATCGTTACCGTTTAAATCGTTTACGTAAAGATAAAAAAGCCAATACTGCAGAGATTGAAAAATTATTTAAACAGTCTAATGCAAAAGTTAGACAGCGTTTTGAACGCTTACCAAAAATCAAATTAAATCAGGATCTTCCTGTAACCCAATATGCTGACCGTTTAATAGAAGCGATTCAAAAGCATCAGGTCATTATTGTGGCTGGTGAAACAGGTTCAGGGAAAACTACTCAGCTCCCTCAAATTGCAATGTTAGCAGGGCGTGGCTTGACTGGTATGATTGGTCATACCCAGCCACGTCGTTTAGCTGCACGTAGTGTGTCGCAGCGTATTGCAGAAGAAGTCGGCGAAAAGCTCGGCGAATCGATTGGTTTTAAAATCCGTTTTAATGAACAAGGTTCGCAAGATTCGATTGTCCGGTTAATGACCGACGGTATTTTGCTTGCCGAGTTAGGCAATGACCGCTTCTTGTCTAAATATGACACCATCATTATTGATGAGGCGCACGAGCGCTCACTCAATATCGATTTTATTATGGGCTATTTAAAGCAGTTACTGCCAAAACGCCCAGATTTAAAAGTCATCGTGACTTCGGCAACTTTAGATGTAAATCGTTTTAGTAACTACTTTAATAATGCACCAATTTTTGAAGTAGAAGGGCGTAGTTATCCGGTCGAAGTGCGTTATCGTCCAATTTCAGAAATGAATATTGGTGGTAGTGATGACGACGAGTTCGACGACTTTGAAGAAAACCTGCCGCGTGCAGTCGTACAAGCTGTAGAAGAATGCTTTGCTGATGCCGAGGAAAAAGGTCATCCAGAACATGCAGATATTCTGATTTTCTCAAGCACAGAGCAAGAAATTCGAGAATTGCAGGAAACCTTACAAAAGTACGGGCCGAGACATACCGAAATTTTACCTTTGTATGCGCGTTTAGCCGTTTCTGAGCAACAAAAGATTTTTAGCCCAAGTGGAAAGGGCCGCCGTATTATTATTGCGACGAACGTTGCAGAAACTGCACTGACTGTTCCTAATATTCGCTACGTGATTGATAGCGGCTTTGCACGTATATCTCGTTATAACTACCGTTCACGCGTGCAACGCTTACCGATTGAGGCAATTTCACAAGCTGCAGCAAATCAACGTAAAGGGCGCTGTGGTCGTGTTGCTCCAGGTGTATGTATTCGTTTATATAGCGAAGAAGACTTTTTAAGTCGTCCTGAGTTTACCGAACCTGAAATTAAGCGAACTAACTTGGCATCGGTTATTCTGCAAATGCAGAGCTTAGGTTTAGGTGAGCTGGAAAACTTTGATTTCATTGAGCCGCCAGATTTCCGTCTAGTCAATGATGGTCGTAAGCTACTCATTGAGTTAGGTGCGCTGAACGAGAAGAAAAACGAACTGACCAAAGTCGGCCAAATGATGGCACGTATGCCGATTGATCCAAGACTCGCACGTATGATTGTGGGTGGGGCTCATTTTGGTGTACTCAAAGAAATTTTGGTGGTGGTGAGTGCACTTGCAGTTCAAGACCCGCGTGAACGTCCAGCAGATAAACAAATGCAAGCTGATCAAAAGCATGCACTATTCAAAGAGGCAGATTCAGATTTTCTGTTTTATTTAAAACTTTGGGATACTTTAAATCCTAAAGGTGAAGCAGGAATGTCGGAAAACAAGCGTCGTCAATTTGCTAAGCAGCATTTCTTAAGCTGGTTACGGTTACGGGAATGGAAACAGACACACCAGCAGTTAGTTGAGCTGGCCGAAGGTTTAAAACTTAGTTTTAATGAAAAGCCTGCAAATTATGAAAACTTGCACCGTGCTTTGCTGACCGGTTTATTGTCTTTTATTGCCAATAAAACTGATGAACGTAATACCTTTATGGCAGTGCGTCAGCAAAAGGCTAAAGTTTTTCCGGCCAGTACATTGCATAAAACCAATACTGCGTGGGTGATGGCTTTTGAGATGGTGGAAACCTCTCAGGTCTATTTACGTACATTAGCAAAAATTGATCCTGAATGGATTTTGCTTGCTGCACGCGACTTATTGAAATATCACTATTTCGAGCCGCATTGGTCTAAAAAAGCTGGTATTGTAAATGCTTATGCGCAAATTTCATTGTTTGGTTTAATTATTGAACCGAAGCGTTTGGTTAATTTTGAAAAAGTTGATCAACCTGCTGCACATGAGATTTTCTTACGTGATGCATTAACCACAGGAAATCTGGGGACAGTTCCACCATTTTTAAAACACAACTTGCTTAAACTTGAAGAAGTAGAGCGAGTTGAAGATAAATTACGTCGCCGCGATTTGGTGGTCGATGAAGAAACGATTTATCAGTTCTATGCATCGAAAATTCCTGAAGAAATTGCGAGTCGTCGTAGTTTTGAAGACTGGCGTGCAACTGTAGAAGCAAAAAATCCGCGTTATTTATATGTAGAAGATGATGCGCTTTGGCTCAATGACCGTCCGACCACGCAGCAATTCCCTGATCATTTACATAATGGCCAGTTACGCTTGGCAACTACTTATCGCTTTGACCCAAGTCATGATGAAGATGGCGCAACGGTCCAAATTCCGGTACAGGCATTGCCTCAGGTAGATGAAAATATTTGGTCGTGGGGGATTCCAGGCTGGCGTTTAGATCTCATTGAAGCCTTATTGAAAGCCTTACCAAAAGATAAACGTCGTAACCTCGTACCAATTCCAGATATGGCGCGTAAGCTCATGCAAGGTATTGATGCTGTACATTTGCGACAACATATCTTTAGCTATCTGGCGTTTGCTTTACGTGGTGAGCAGATTACGGAAAAAGATTTTTCATTTGAACGCATAGATCCGTATTTGGTGCCTTTTATTAAGGTGATTGATGAAAAAGGTAAATTGATCGCCAAAGGCCGTGACTTGGCTGAGTTGAAGGCTCGTTGTCGCGTAGAAACGCATCGTCCGGTGAAACAGCAAAAAGGTGAATTTAAAACTTTCCCTGAAAACTTTACCTTTGAAGCTTCACAGAAGGTGACAGGTGTTGTTGTTAAACAATATCAAGCTTTAGTGCCAACTAAAAATTTTGCCGAACTTGAGGCGAAAGATGAGTCCGGCGTGGTTATACAAACATTTAACGATCAGGCAGAGGCGATTAAACAACATCGCGAAGGTATTATTCGTCTGGTCCATATGCAACTTGGCGATTTGGTTCGTCAGTTGAAAAAGCAGATTTCGAAACCGCTTGCGTTGGCTTATTCACCTTTAGGCGATAAAGCTAAACTTGAGCAAATGCTGGTATACGCGACTTTACAAATGGCAATTACGACTTTGCCAATCAATGCTGATGAATTTAATCAACTGCTAGAACAGGTCAAAAAACAATTTTTGAGCTATGGGCAGCAAGCACTTGAGCAATTAAGTGATATTTATATTCAGTGGCAACAAATCCGTCGTCAACTTTTAGTACTTGATCCGGACGTATTTGGACGCAGTATCGATGATATTGAAGATCAGCTAGATTTAATGTCACTCGGCAATTTTGTCTATTGCCAGCCAGTTGATCTTTGGCAGGAATATCCACGTTATTTAAAAGCGCTGCTATTGCGTTTAGATCGATTGCCAAATAATCTACAGCGAGATCATGCTGCTATTGACGATGTCGATCCATGGATGGACAAGGTATTTAAGTTCAAAAATGATCCAAGAATCAAAGAATTGTATTTGATGCTGGAAGAATTACGGATTTCTTTATTTTCTCAGCCGATGAAAACCAAGATGCCTATTTCGCCAACTCGACTACAAAAGTTATGGGATCGTTTGGGAATCAGTTAA
- a CDS encoding beta-ketoacyl-ACP synthase III, which yields MGIRITGTGLFHPTEIISNEELADSLNAYVEQYNQENAEKIAAGELEELRGSSAEFIEKASGIKRRYVIEKSGILDPTRLRPRLSERSNDELSIQAEWGVIAAKQAMENAGVTAEDIDVVILACSNMQRAYPAVAIEIQSALGIQGYAYDMNVACSAATFGLKQAADAIRSGARRVLLVNVEITSGHLDYRNRDCHFIFGDVATASIIEETTTKTGFEILDIHLFTQFSNNIRNNFGFLNRSEDAVVDDKLFRQDGRKVFKDVCPLVAKIINAQLEKMQLTANDIKRFWLHQANANMNELILKYVAGKDADLSRAPIILDEFANTSSAGVIIALHRTGHEVDDGEYGVISSFGAGYSVGSIVVQKHVA from the coding sequence ATGGGCATTCGTATCACAGGTACTGGGCTATTTCACCCAACAGAAATCATTTCTAATGAAGAACTGGCCGACAGTTTAAATGCTTATGTGGAACAATATAACCAAGAGAATGCAGAGAAAATTGCAGCAGGCGAGCTAGAAGAATTACGTGGTTCAAGTGCTGAATTTATTGAAAAAGCTTCTGGTATTAAGCGCCGTTACGTGATTGAAAAATCGGGTATTCTTGATCCAACACGTTTACGTCCGCGTTTGTCTGAACGTTCAAATGATGAACTTTCAATTCAAGCAGAGTGGGGCGTTATTGCTGCAAAACAGGCAATGGAAAATGCAGGTGTAACTGCTGAAGATATCGATGTTGTGATTTTGGCGTGTTCAAATATGCAGCGTGCTTATCCGGCTGTGGCAATTGAAATCCAGTCGGCACTTGGTATTCAAGGTTATGCTTACGACATGAACGTGGCATGTTCAGCTGCTACTTTTGGTTTGAAACAAGCGGCAGATGCAATTCGTTCAGGTGCTCGCCGTGTTTTATTAGTGAATGTTGAGATTACATCTGGTCACCTAGACTACCGTAACCGTGATTGTCACTTCATTTTTGGTGATGTGGCGACCGCTTCTATTATTGAAGAAACCACTACTAAAACTGGTTTTGAAATTTTAGATATTCATTTATTTACTCAATTTTCAAATAACATTCGCAATAACTTTGGTTTCTTAAACCGTAGCGAAGATGCAGTGGTTGACGACAAGTTATTCCGTCAAGATGGCCGCAAAGTATTTAAAGATGTTTGTCCGTTGGTGGCAAAAATCATTAATGCGCAGTTGGAAAAAATGCAGTTAACTGCAAACGATATTAAGCGTTTCTGGTTACACCAAGCCAATGCCAACATGAATGAATTAATCTTGAAATATGTGGCTGGTAAAGATGCAGATCTAAGCCGTGCACCAATTATTCTAGATGAGTTTGCCAATACTTCTTCAGCAGGTGTAATTATTGCTTTACATCGTACAGGCCACGAAGTAGATGATGGTGAATATGGCGTGATTTCATCTTTCGGTGCTGGTTATTCAGTAGGTTCGATTGTTGTACAAAAGCATGTTGCTTAA